The Vitis riparia cultivar Riparia Gloire de Montpellier isolate 1030 chromosome 3, EGFV_Vit.rip_1.0, whole genome shotgun sequence genome segment atgtattttttttttcttagtactttttgataattaaatatagtctaggaaagaaaaaaaatgcataagaaaatattttcttttatattttgtttcatcatgaaaaatataaaataaaataaaatatatttaaaatttatatgtatttaaattatttaatatttcataaataagtaaaataagtttgaagaaatatgaaaaaataatttattgagtttaaacctattttttattttttatcatttttttctctatatttttttcctttgtattttcccttaaatttttcaaaaatcaaacagaaccttaaagtatatttaacagtaattttagaaaatgtttccactatttctaatactttaaaaaaaattacttttttttttatattaaaaagtgagaaatattttttaaaattactactaAATGAGACCAAAACatgtccaattttattttaaaaaataactacaaGTTCAGTAGAAATGGATTTTgtaaggaaaaggaaaattttgctTTTTGGGAAATGAGAGGGACATTTCTCCTAACAGAAAGAGGTGTGAAATTGAAATTACATATGATGGAAACTTGGAAACTTTATTGAGAGAGAAGTAAAAGCAGTAAATTGTAGATGAAGCAACtcaatttctatttttctatcCGTTACATACATGGGAGGAAAAGCTTTTTCCTTGGAAAACATTTTCCGTGACTTGAATGCCAAGGATTCAACTTTCCATGTTGGTACGAACATTccgttaatatttttttatttttattttatctgtttaatttaaaaattaaatagaaaataattttgaaattgttttttttgggaaaaagaaGGCGACTCAAAAGTCGGTCCACCGCCatcattacatatttttaaccaaaaagacAAGAATggtattccaaaaaaaaaaaaaaaggtaaaaaactAGACCCCAGTTCTTTTTTAGTTAAAGAAATACAGCTGTAATTATGTAATTTGGAAGGGGTATTGTTGGAATTGCAGGTACTCCCGTCCGCTGCCAACGGCGGCGACAGGCGTCAAAGCCTCTGTCATACCCgagctttctctctctagaaactCCACTTTCTCCCTGGAAAGCAATGgtctaaaattctaaaaattgacccctttgaaaatttgattttattatttatttttattttcgtaTTTTAACGAGGTGTACAAGTGAAAGGAGCGTGCTCCGAAAAGTATACCCACTCACACCGAAGATAAACACCGAAAGGGATACACTCACGATCctcctctcttctctctcctctctcctctcttccctctctctctctctctctctctctcactgtACTGcgatttttctctctcttctcttcatCTCTTCTGCAACCCAAAACGACAGAGGCTCCGCTGTCAAgattcttctctttctttctttctgtctctctcctctctcctccacTTTTCTCACCCCTTATCTCTCCCTAATTCCTGAAATTTTCCCGAGAAACAAACACCCTGGTTCACATGGTTTTAGTGGTTGAGATGCTTTTTTCAGTGCTTTGATTGTTGGGTTTTTTTGGGTTGTTTGCGGGTTTTGGTTTCATGGGGTGTACGACTTCTAAGATTGATGATCTCCCGGCGGTGGCGCTTTGCCGAGAGAGATGTGCTTGCTTGGATGACGCGATACAGCAAAGGTACACTTTTGCGGCGTATCATGTGGCGTATATGAAGAGCTTGCAGATGATTGGAGGGTCGTTGCAGGAATTTTTTGACCTGGATCTTGATGGGTCAGCAGCGTCGCCGGTGCTGCCGCTGCCGGTTCAGAAAAAAGGAGATCATGAGGTTCAGAGGGAAATCAAACTTAAGGCTGAGCCCTCGGGCTTGTCGCCGGCGGCGGCTGCGTTGAACGACCGTTCGAATTCTAATTCCGGGTCGCATCTTAACTTTCACTCGGATTCGGACGACGAAGACGGTAGCATGGAATCCCTCCACCATTCCGAACACTATTCGCCTCGTCATGGCTATCAGGACCATCTCGGTTACGATGAGGAAGCCCTAAGTTCATTTCCGAGAGGGTTCATGAATGTGAACATGAATTACATGAAAAATCAGGCCACACAGTCGGTGACGTACCAGCACCGGCCGGCGAGTCCCGAGAAGATGCACATGGGCGAAGCTTCGTACTACTCATATGCCTATCCGAACAATAATCCTAGTTCTTACCCCTACGGTTATGGTGGTGGAAATTACGGCTACTATGGCCAGCAGCCGCAGCAGCCGTATGGGGCTTCATCGCCCGCTATGGCAACGGGGGCGTCATCTTCGAAACCGCCTCCACCACCGCCATCACCGCCTAGCAGCTCGGCTTGGGACTTCTTTAACCCTTTCGAGAGTTATGATAATAAATACTATCCTCCATATACCCCTAGTAGAGACTCGAAAGATTTGAGAGAGGAGGAGGGTATTCCTGATTTGGAAGATGAGGATTATCAGCATGAAGTTGTGAAGGAAATTCACGGAAATCAGAAGTTTGTGGATGGCGATGGAGGTGGTGGCAATTACGCAAAGATGATGGAGAATCAGAGCGAGAAGGTGGATAATATGGATGCCCATTATCAGAGACAGAGTGTTTCAGCGGATAACGACAGAGTGGAGTATGAGGTGCATAtgttggagaagaaggtggTTGATAGTGAGGAGAAGGCCGGAGATCGGGGTAATGTGGCTGCATTCAAAGCTCGTGGCGGGCCTCGGGGTATGTACGAGGTGGTGAGGGAAATTCAGGTTCAGTTTGTGAGAGCTTCAGAGTGTGGAAATGAGCTTGCCAAAATGCTGGAGGTGGGAAAGCACCCATACCACCCAAAAAATCAAGGTAAAATTTTtcccacaaagcttctgatatTCCACGTCTTTCTCTCCTTTCGAGTTCttatttctctttgtttttattatttgttagaTTGCTTCATCTGTGATAATTTCATGGCTAAGTGAGTGAAGCATTTGATTGTAGTTATATGGATCTGGGTTCACTTGAATGTAATCGAAAATGTTCAATAACTGGATCATCATGCCCctgattttcaattttatggTTCTTTGAAAGCAGTTTCTTCGAAGATGTTGCATGCCATTTCTCCTTCGGTAGCCGCTTTAGTATCCTCACAGCCTGCTACTTCCAAAAATGCCGAGTCCTCGGCTTCCGCTGAGAAGGCTGATCCTATGGAGTTGGAATTTAATGGAGGTGCCGGGATGAGATCAGGAAATCTCTCTTCTACCTTACAAAAGCTGCATCTTTGGGAGAAGAAACTCTATGATGAAGTCAAGgtatgctttttctttttcccccttttctttttcatctccttttttttcttctaatttttctgCATAATCAATCTTGGGTTAGACTTTAATTTATGTAGTTTTGGATTTTTAGTTCAAATGGAAATTTTCTTTAGCTGAACTATATGGTACATGTCTACATCATCCTATATACACCCACTTCTCTATTTCTGGAATCATGTGGTGGTGACAATTAACTGCAATCTtgtttcatgatttctcctttaTCATCCACCATTATGTTAGGATGCTTATCCTTGTCAGCAGTTGGCGTGTTTGGACATTTGTTCCCCTGTCAGATGTGTCAGAAACCATTTTGGACATTTGTAAATAAGTGCACGTCTTTCTAATCAAAACAAAACATGTGGAGTAGAATGCTCttgtattttgaattttattttgttgaagagggaaaaaaaaaaaaaaccggcGCCTGCAAATTTGCTATGTGGCTGATATGTTATAACTTGATTATCAAAGACAATTCATAATTATCCTTTCCACATGAGCACGCTGAAACAAGCTAGAATTCTGTGTCCTTGCATGTTCCCATTTGGTGCATTCTCATGCActtgacatatatataaatgtatcCTTATTTCGAGATTTTGTGGAGTTGCTTTATCTGGCAGCATATTCTGTTTTCTGGCACAAATTGTGTCCATTCTAATGTTTAATGTCTCCATTGGTCATAATTCTTATGTAGACGAGCTTTCTTATGGATTCCATATCATTGACATGCATTCTATATATTGGACAGAAGAATGTAGACAATTTCTTGAAACTCATGGCCATGGAGGGATGTGAAGGCAACTATTTGTTTTCACACTTCACCCATCAATCTTGCTTTCCAGAAATCGTTCCAGTTTTCCATCTTAAAGCTTGCTTGTCCCTTTTAGAGCAAAGAGCAATTATTtgacttaaaaaacaaaaaaaaaaaaaaaaggaaaaaaagagggGAGGGGGAGTCTTATTCGACCATTTGGGATTGGGTGCagtataatttttcaattttcttccttagtgctatattttttattcaatatttctgccataagattgacaaatttCAATGTTTTCGTTAATTATAGTTTAACAAAATGTTCTAAcgttttatttcttttggtaTATTTATGAAACCAAGAAAGTTGATTGTATTGGAACTTGTAGAACATTTAGTGGTGATCTGATATTATATCTTTTGGCAATGTGTGGGTGCAGGGATTGTGTTGTATTTGCTGCATGTGTATATATGTGCACCTTAAAATATAGCTACTCAAACCACAGATAGATAACTGCCACCAGAACATTAGATAATCATCATGGTATTGGCTAAGATCTGTGGAATTAAGGTGCATGAACAGAGTGGTGACTGTTGACTAGATCACAGGAAAGTAGACGTGAGGAAGTATTTGCTAATGCGATcaaattccatattttaatttgtaaGGTCATTAATCACTTAGTCAAAGCTAAGGCACTAGAGGATGTCCAATAGGAAAGAAACCATTCTTTAAAAGCAAGTCtcgatattttcattttcagaaTTTGCTCAACCCATCactattttgttttggtttttttttttcttttttcctccctGTCCTTTGGCAAAATTCTTCTATTTCTGTCCAAAGCAAGAGATTAAGGGCCACATATATTTTGAACTTGTGGAAACTCTCTCCAATAGCAAAgctaaaagaataatttaaagGATCTAACTCCAAAGAGATATGGTTATAGatactcttcctttttttcccttgccCCTCTGAAATGATGAAGCCATGAAAGAAATATGCATCGTGTTTATGTTGTGGCTTGGCTTCAACTCATGATACCAATCAAGGgacttctttttgttttctattataattGTGAGTGCACACATGCATGTGTTTCTGGAAGGGCTTTTTTTGGAGGCATTTCATTTTTAACTGGTCCTGCCATTGCTTATTAGTCTTCCGACTGGTCTCTTTATCTGCACACCTTCTATACTTTCATGGATAGGAATCATAATCTACCAACCATCTTATGTTGGCATATGTATCTATGTTATTAGTTCTTATCAATTCAAATATCATCACATAATATTCTCACATGGATAAAATGGCACTCGGTGATTCCCATCTATTCGATTCTAAGTATGGATTTAGATAAGTAAGAAACATTGATTCTGCCTCGGTTTTCTTCACTTAATTTCCtgtctttttctttataaaagaTCTCGTATCCTTCCTTTACTTCGACCGACCCTTTTGTTCCCTAAAGTTATATCTTGTGAATCCCTGTTTATAGGCTCCCTATGGGGAACAACCATGTATGTTCTTTTTCAGGTTGAGGAAAAGATGAGAGTAGCCCATGAGAGGAAGAGTCGGAAGTTGAAGCGTCTGGATGAAAGGGGTGCTGAGGCTCACAAAGTTGATTCGACCAGAAGTATGATCAGGAGTCTTTCcacaaaaataagaatttcCATTCAGGTTGTTgaaaagatttctctaaagataaataaattaagagatGATGAGTTGTGGCCACAACTAAATGAATTAATTCAAGGGTACGTGACTTTTATGAATTCTTTTGTAGTTTTTTGTAGTTCTATTTGTCTATCTGCAGCTATTGTTTGTAATAACTCTTGTTTTTACAGACTTATTTTAAATCTGGTTGAGGTTCTACAGTTGTTAAACATCACGATCAAAGCTACTGACTTATAATACTGTAGAGTTGGAtgaatttgaataaataaatatttatgaagTTAATCCAattgaaaattatgatacaGTGACTGCATGGAATTTTCAACTTTTATGTTAGTTGTTAATTGCTGAAGTATTGTCTCTGTAGTTCGCCATGGCAAAGATAActaatttttcatgttttaattgtAGTTCTGCATAGCTCTTTATGGTTGATGTTTATTCTTTGCATTGTCTTGTTGGTTgctaatatgaaatttatttacatCAGCCTAACCAGGATGTGGAAATCTATGCTTGAATGTCACCGTAGTCAGTGTCAAGCAATCCGAGAAGCTAGAAATTTAGATGTCATTTCATCTCACAAGCTTAGTGACGCCCATCTTGATGCTACATTGCGGCTTGAACGTGATCTTCTTCACTGGACTTCAATGTTCTCTAGTTGGATTGCTGCCCAGAAGGGTTATGTCAGAGCCTTAAATAATTGGCTCGTAAAATGTCTTCTATATGAGCCAGAAGAAACAGCAGATGGAATAGCTCCCTTCTCTCCTGGGAGGGTGGGTGCACCTCCTGCATTTGTAATTTGCAATCAGTGGTCACAAGCTATGGATAGGATTTCTGAGAAAGAAGTTGTGGACTCTATTCGTGTTTTTGCCAAGAGTATTTTTCAGCTTTGGGAACGGGGTAGACTAGAAATGCGCCAGAGGGCGGTGGTTGATAAGGATTTAGAGCGGAAAGTTAAGGACTTGGATAGGGAGGACCAGAAGATTCAGAAGGAGATTCAAGCCTTGGACAAAAAGATGGTTCCGATTGCAGGGCACAGTGACGGCCTCGCATTAGCTGGACATCTTGTGTACCAAAGTGAAACCAGCAGTAATAATAGTATACATGCGAATTTGCAACATATTTTTGAATCCATGGAGAGGTTCACAGCTAACTCCTTGAGAGCCTATGAGGAGCTTTTGCAACGAATTGAAGAAGATAAGCTTGCTGAGGCATGAGAGTTTTTAATAGTGTCAAGTGAAATGAAATCGTATCCATTGCTTTCATGTTGGTAATTTTGGTTCATTATCTATGGCATATGGTCCTTCCTGCAAGACTATCTGAAGCTCAACTTGAGGAGCACACTGCCCCTTTGGGAAAGACAGGTGTGAGGAAAATTTTGGCTGATTCATGTGAGCAGCAGTTTGTTTTGGTGGCTCAGATTCCTGGAGAATATCATTGGTCCCAACTCCAATGGAATTCCATTTTGAGCTACAACCACTGCCATTGAGTTATTGTCTCCAAAGGAAGAAAGGTCAAGATACCAAACAAGAAGTATTGATGCAAAGCCAATTAGGTTTCAATTTGGTTTCCCTTGATCGAAAATGATGATTCCAAAGCTGTTGCTGGGTTAAGTGGAGGGTGATGTTTACCAAATTTGTCGTTGCCCATTGGTTTCATTACTGAGCTAGTCTTGCAGCTGTGTAAAATGAGAACGAAGACGCATAAGTGGAACTCCCATTTTAAGCATACTATTTCCCATTTGGGTTTGGGAAAACAGCTTTCCATGGAAAGATCAATAGCACAGGCAGCTGGGTCAGGCAGAGATGGTCCTTGGAGGAAGCAGATTTCACTCAAAACAGTTTTGCACCAAGATGAATTCTAGGGTTATGGGCAATTTAGCACGACGCAAGTCGTGGAAATGCCCATATATCATATGctgtaattataaaaataaattttgctttattttaatGATCACTTTAGATTAAGTTATTGTACAGAAGATCTTGACATTGGAGCATTTTGAAAGCACTTGATTAGAGTGGTTTGGACGCAatgattcttttatttaattaataagcTTTTGTCGAAGATGAATCTTGTCCCATGAGCTCCTGGTCTGTGGTCTATATACAGGATGGCTAAGCTCATCAAGGGCCATCTCCCCAACCCAGAATGCAGCAGCACAGAGACCGGTCTCTGCTAGGAAACAACAGCAGAGCAGTGAAGAAGCAAAGATGGCGAACCATGAAGTAAGTTTTGATAATGGTGTTTTCTATCACTGTCTTGCAGTGTCATAGCTGATTAGGACAATAGTTTCTGGGAGACGGTTTTCTGTAGTTTGGCCATGCAGATGCACGACTGATGTGATGATAAACACTGATTACTGGCTTTGAAAACAATGGATTAAGCTTGACAAAGCAGTTGCTGGATATGGTATAATTTCATAGGTATTGGTGGGTAGAAGAACTATTATAGAAATGATTGGCATAGTTGAAAATCTATCTATATTATAAATCAGATCAGATCCCACTACAAACAAATATACTTTGTCCTGATTAGCCTGTGGTGGTCCTCCCTCCTCCTATGAAATGACAAAGTGTCTTCACGGAGTCATTGATTATCTGGTTGATATCACTGTAGAAAATAATACACGCTGCAGTTTGTCCTTTTGAATACATGGGCTTAGAAAATGTTAGTAGGCCACAGCTCTTTGAAGTCTGCGCCTCTTTGATTCCTTCCTCCGTTTGCTCGTTCACACTCGACACCCTCAAATTCCAAGTTGAGGTGTGCTTGAAACAGAGCTAAGGTTTCCCAATTCTGTTTTAGTAAGGAAATTCGTAGGTACTGATTTGGTATTATACCTAACTTTGGACTCGGGcgatattattaaattatgaaaaaatgagACTTAAGTATAAACAATGAGACTATGATAGGACGGAAAGAAATATGATTCATTTGTCTCGAGTATGATTGGTAGAGGCAAATATGATTCATTTGTCTCGAGTACGATTGGTAGAGGCACATGGTCTCGGGTTTGATTTCatgaaaaagataaattatctatttaaatatttataccaAGTGTACACTTGTGATTGGGTGACACTTTTTTAATATGTGGTGCCATGGAAAAACCCTTGTTGGTGATTCACTTGTTTATGCATTTTTGCATTAGGACCTTTTGTGCTTGGCATTGTGCCAAATGGGAGACTTTCACccttttgtaaagaatatatgCCTTTCAATCAATCTCCATTTAATactcattaaaaatatatttatgccCTCAACACATCTATTGTATATCCTTATTTGGCAGATTTCCATTCCTAAGGGATGCTTattcttatttatattatatattttttttcaatttctcatcaaataaATATCGAAATTTTCATCACTTAAAATAGTGCCGATTGATGGAAGCCACACATATATGCATTAGTACAATTATTGATAGCATTATATTCAAATATCCAACCTGTTGGGTCTGACTTTTTTTATTAGTGTTGAACCATTACACGTAAtttgaaaaaccttttattttttattttaactaaaagaaaagaaaacaaagtcgGAAAATTTAAAAGATCATATTAGTATCGTAAAAGTGTTAtttaacatgatttttttttaataagtgaaaacattttttttttataaaagacaatatttttaaGTCATAAATTCTTTAGATGAAATTAGTCCAACAAACATGGGAGTTCTTGaacttaaaaaatagttttggacTTATTGAAAGTCAATCCAAATGGGCCTTAATCTAACTTAAACACATGAGGGAAGTGAAAAAATGTTACTAAACCAAGCTGCAAAGAAtgttctagaaaaaaaaaaaaagacccatATTAAAAGTTAGATGGTAGTTATTGGTAGAGATTTGTGAGTGGACAAAAGTGTAGAAAGTGTATATTGAGGGGGGGCATCCAGCTAGGAATGGACAGACCAACAAGTAATGCCCCCACAAAACAGAGGACTTTTCAATTCATACACCCCCAGATTAGGTAGGTAAAGTGTCCCTGATATGAAGGGCCAAAACCCAATTGAAAAATAGGTCAGTTTTGATCTTTACATTTGGGTAACCTCCCCAAGGACCCATGAACAAGATATGATTTGGCTGCTCTTCTTTTGGGTGTGGGTTCTGTAAATTTAGGTACCCACTTGACTTTCACCATGTCCTGCCCCCAAAGGACTTAGCCCTCTCACCAcgcaccaccaccaccacactTAGGATCCACCACCTTAGCTGTCTCACACTCTCATTCATTCACCCACACAAACACATTTACGCAATAGACTTCCCTACAACACCTTTTTGttccttgtttttaaaaacaatttattttttattttttaaattgggaAATGAAAGTACTCCtatgcaaaatataaaaattctttaaaattatgatttttaaaatttatttaaaatattgaggtattaatttttttaatttaaaatataagaaaatttaatataatttaatctaattttttatttttattttctcaaatttgttATAAAGCTTTTTAGAACTTCAATAAAGATTGAAACTGGTAGtaaagtattatatatataagaaagagTCATATTATGTAGAAATAATTTGAGATGTTTCCTAAAATGgacttgaaatattttagtaTTGTAATTTTaggttaattttaaattttattattttatttaagtataaaaatgaaaaattaattttgaggtGGTTGTTAAACTCTACACAAATTATaggaattctattaaaaaagagaaattaaggATTTGTTTagtaactgtttttaaaaaatagttttttgttcttcaaaataaaaaatttaaaaaacatgtttgataattaaaaactattttttattttttattttaaaaaatagaaaatatggtatttttggagaaaatattttaattgttttatattatttttatttgttttttgaggttagtttaaaaaataattatataaacttctaaaatgattaaaaataaaataataggtataaaaatcattttcaaaccatatttaaaaatattaaaagttgcttaaaaacattttagattttaaacagttttttattctataaaacatcaaataatagttttaaaaaaatattcttaaaaattattttttaaaactattttcgaaaatagttaccaagtctttaaagattttatttgaaaattattttaaaaaatagtttttgaaaa includes the following:
- the LOC117911074 gene encoding protein ALTERED PHOSPHATE STARVATION RESPONSE 1, with amino-acid sequence MGCTTSKIDDLPAVALCRERCACLDDAIQQRYTFAAYHVAYMKSLQMIGGSLQEFFDLDLDGSAASPVLPLPVQKKGDHEVQREIKLKAEPSGLSPAAAALNDRSNSNSGSHLNFHSDSDDEDGSMESLHHSEHYSPRHGYQDHLGYDEEALSSFPRGFMNVNMNYMKNQATQSVTYQHRPASPEKMHMGEASYYSYAYPNNNPSSYPYGYGGGNYGYYGQQPQQPYGASSPAMATGASSSKPPPPPPSPPSSSAWDFFNPFESYDNKYYPPYTPSRDSKDLREEEGIPDLEDEDYQHEVVKEIHGNQKFVDGDGGGGNYAKMMENQSEKVDNMDAHYQRQSVSADNDRVEYEVHMLEKKVVDSEEKAGDRGNVAAFKARGGPRGMYEVVREIQVQFVRASECGNELAKMLEVGKHPYHPKNQVSSKMLHAISPSVAALVSSQPATSKNAESSASAEKADPMELEFNGGAGMRSGNLSSTLQKLHLWEKKLYDEVKVEEKMRVAHERKSRKLKRLDERGAEAHKVDSTRSMIRSLSTKIRISIQVVEKISLKINKLRDDELWPQLNELIQGLTRMWKSMLECHRSQCQAIREARNLDVISSHKLSDAHLDATLRLERDLLHWTSMFSSWIAAQKGYVRALNNWLVKCLLYEPEETADGIAPFSPGRVGAPPAFVICNQWSQAMDRISEKEVVDSIRVFAKSIFQLWERGRLEMRQRAVVDKDLERKVKDLDREDQKIQKEIQALDKKMVPIAGHSDGLALAGHLVYQSETSSNNSIHANLQHIFESMERFTANSLRAYEELLQRIEEDKLAEA